The Oscillatoria salina IIICB1 nucleotide sequence AGAAAAATACGGGAAGTGGTAAGCTGTGGAATTTATTTTTCTTCCCATAGATAGTAGCGTAAGGAGAGATGATTTTGATTGTGGTGTCCCCGCATTAAATGATTACTTGAAAAGATATGCTCGACAGAATCACGTTAAAGGCATTGCTAAGACTTTTGTGGCAATTTTTGATTCAGAAAGTAGACAAGTTGTCGGCTATTATTCTCTGAGTATGGGTCAAATTGAGTTTACATCTTTACCGGAACAGTATCGAAAAGGATTACCGCGTTATCCTCTTCCTGCTATGCGTATTGGGAAATTAGCTGTAGATTTATCCATGCAAGGGAGAGGGCTAGGAAAAGCTTTATTAGTTAAGTGTTTTCTTAGTGCAGTTAGTCTTTCTTCAGAGGTAGGAATATTTGCCGTAGCAGTTGATGCGATTAATGAACAAGCAAAGCAATTTTATTTGAAATATGGTTTTCTTCCTTTAGAAGGTGAAGCATTTTCTCTTTTTATTCCTATTAGTACAGTGAAAGAAGTTATCGACTAAAGACGAGATAGTTTTTTCGATTTCTTCCTTGGGATAGTTTATTTCTTAGGAGCAAGAGGTTTAAGCTATAACTGTTGAATGTATATGATGAGCAATTATTTATGAGTCAAAATGCGGAAAATAAAGCGCCGGAAAAGAAAGAACCAGAAACTGTTAAGGTTGAAGAGTTAGTAAGTACGCCGAATAAAGTTCAGAATAACACTCCACAGGAACTTGCTGATAATCCCGCAGTTACACCGCAAATGATTAACGATCCCAAGGACGATCGCGGCGATTTGAGTAGGGATTAGAATAAGATAGCCGAACTTGTAAACGGGCGGCTATAGAGTAGCCCGCCTATGCGGGCTAGTATAACATTAATCAAACATTTACAAGCAATGTGATGCTTTCTCTCCCGACAATAGTACAAATATCTCCAGGTTTTAGAGTCTTCTGACAAGTTGGGTTGGAGAGTTTTGCTGGGTAAAAACTTCCCTGAAAAGCTACTCTCCCTGGTTTGTCTGGTGCGATCGCTACTGTCACTCTTCCTGAAATTAACTTTTCAAACATTACTGGTTGAGGAATCAATCGCGAACTAAACATAATTTCTTCTTCCCTAAAGTAGATTTTTTGCCAAAGTAGTATTCAATTTTCCCCAAACCCACCTCGGAATTTGGGAGGCTGATTTGAACTTATTTAAGTAAGATAGGTTACTGTAAATGTCCTGACAATTTCGATAATCTTTGATATAGTTATCCTATAGTTATTAAGAAGATTATCGGGAGTCTGTGATTGATATTTCTACAAATGTGAGTTGAACTTTACCAATGATGATTTGCAGAACCTTTTGTGAATCAAAATCAAATTAATTCACAAATGTGGACAATCATAACTAGAGAAGATACTGTCGAGCGAAAAAGTAGCGAGACGCATTAATGACTATCATAGCTGAACCCGTAAATGGGCAACTATAGCAGTGAACAGTGAACAATAAACAACGATCGGAGCCTATGTTAGCAAGGTTTTCCGAAAGTGAGGATGTCTTGAGCGATCTCGTTCTCTGCTCTAGGCTAAAATTTAAGCGACGCTACCGCGTTTACGGGTTTCTTTGTAAGATGTACCGACGTTTTTCAAGCCAGCGCGGATCATTTGCTGTTCTAAAAGGGCGAAGAAACGGGCGCGATCGCCGCCTCTGACTACTGCTTGGTTGTGAGATTCAGCGAGGGCGACTGGATAGCCGTAACCTTTGTACACCTGTCCTAACATAATACCCAGAGATTGCTCGAATAATTCTGTATCCTCTGCTACCCAAGCGGGAACTTCTATTCTGGCGATTTCTGTGCCAACGTGAACGTAACAGAAGTATACTTGCAATGATTCATCGTAAAGTTCGAGGATTTTCGCGGAACTTTTCCACAAAGGTCCTCTTTGTCCTGGTTCTAATATATTTGCCCAAAGTGTGGCATCGCGCAAGGGATCGATAACTTGACAAGGATAGCGATCGCTTAAATTGCTACAATTAACCACACAGTTTGGTGTCTCATGAGTACAAGCTTGTAAACGCAAAAAGTTCACAGCTTCGATGCTCCGAGAGGCGCTAAGATAACCCATTAAAGGAATTTTACTTTGTCGCAGTTCCTCCCAAGCTGCCAAAATCGGTAAAAGAATTGTCTCTCTGGCTTCTAGGGGTAAGTTCTCAATAAACCATAAAATCAAAGAACCGTCTACAAGTGCTAAATTAGGTTCATAATGTGCGCCAGGAGGGTTTACCCAATTACTCGCCATTTCTGCTAGCATTTGGGCTTCGGAAACTGTGCGTCGGTAGCCCATCCATTCATCAGTGCGAATACCCCATTGCTTCGAGACATAAAGGTCTTCTGGGCGGTAAAATACTTCGGGGATGCTATCGAGAAGCGGATGTAAACTTTGTCCGTAGTGTAACATTACCCGACCGATATTGATTAAATAACAATAGGCGATTTCGTGGTGAGAAGGAGATATTTGCGAACCATCGGTAGCAAAGACGCTGTGAGTGTAGGGAGGGGCTTTGAGGTAAATTTTAGTATCGAGAGGTTCCACAGGGCAAGCAGCCGCAAAAATTAGGCGATCGCGCCATTTTTGATGAGAGTCTACTAACTCTATCTGTCTTGCTTGACTTTCTCCCAGTAAATTTTCCGCTAATTCCAAACGTTTGCGACTCGCCAACGCTTCTTTGGTAAGATGTTGGCTAATACCGGGAATTTGTCCTGTGAGTTTGGCTAAGTCAAGCATAATCGTACCCAGTAATGTTAATTCCAGGCGGAAAAATCTTGAGCAAACTGTTGCAAAGATAGTAAACTTATGCTTGGATTTTCCTGCGCTGTTTGACGATCTTTTTCGGTATTGTAGCCCCAATCGGCTAAATATAAACTAATTGTGTCTAAATCTTTTTGTTTTTGTACCGACTGAAGGGTTTTCAGTCGATCTTCGACAAACCAAACTTGGAGATCGTCTTTTTCTGCTAGGTTGATAATCTGACGTAAGGTTTGATGTTTGGGAGACTTTGCTTCTTTTCCAATTATCGACTCTGGGGACAATTCAATTCCTGCTTGTTGTAATAATTTTTTCGCGAAGCGTCCTTCTTTGGTAGTGATAATGAATAATTGAGTTGTGCTATTACTAATTACATTTTGCACTTTTGCGACGACACCAGGATAAAAGCGATGCAAACTCAACCAACCATCAAGATCCGTTTTAATCCAATTATCCCTAACATTATCTAACTTTGCGCCAATTTCCGCACCAGCTAAATTTTCTGCTGCGACAATTTCCGCCGCCACCTCAGACCAACTTTGTGATATTCTAGCTTGTGGAAATCCTAAAATCAGCGATCGCAACAAGATCGGCATTTCCCAGCCTATCTCAATTACCGGGCGTAGTCGATAGAAACTTTCAGCAAATTCCTCTAAATCTTGTTTACTCTCATTCTCCCAAATAAGTCGATAAGTTTTCACTGTCGTCTGAAAATACTCCTTTAACCCATCACAGACAACACCATCAAAATCCAAAGCTAGAATCGTCGGAGCATTCGCTGACATAATTCCTCTCGCTACAACACCCAAGCTTAATCATGCCATAAATTTAGTTCCCAATCAGTATTCTAGTTCGTAGTCAGCGCTTTAGCGCTGCCTATTTCCAGCCCACAAACTGACAACTAGAAAAAATCACCAATTTAGTTCCTAACCAGTATTCTAGTTCGTAGTCAGCGCTTTAGCGCTGCCTATTTCCAGCCCACAAACTGACAACTAGAAAAAATCACCAATTTAGTTCCCAATCAGTATTCTAGTTCGTAGTCAGCGCTTTAGCGCTGCCTATTTCAAATTCAGTTAATCATCAACTATATATACCAATAGTAAAATTTGTAGAGATATTGCATTTTAGTCTCTACACCAAGTAGTTAAATATTTTCACACATCACATACTCTTACTATATAGCGGACAAGGCTTGTCCTGAGCGTAGTCGAATGGATGCCCGCACTCCTAAAACAGCTAAAATATAATCATCTCATTAAAGCGGAAAATCATGGTAAAATCCTTAACAAAAAACTTTACCTTTGCCGAATTTATTACCTGGTATCCTAACACAGAAGAACGCTATGAACTTCATGAGGGAATTGTTGTCAAAATGCCTAAACCTACTGGGAAACATTCCTCTGTTACTGGCTTCCTCATGGAAGAATTAATCCTGACAATTATCCAAATGGGAAAGCGTGGAATTTGGACAATTCCTAGAGAGTCAATTGTGAAGTCAAGCAACGGTAAATCTGGCTATGAACCCGATATTATTGTACTCGATCGCTTGGCGATCGCTAATGAACCTCGTTGGGAAACTGAATCAGTAATTGAAAACGCTAGTTCAGTTAAACTTATTGTCGAAGTTGTCAGTACAAATTGGCGAGATGATTATTTCAAAAAACGAGCAGATTATGAAGAAATGGGTATTCCTGAATA carries:
- a CDS encoding HAD family hydrolase, translated to MSANAPTILALDFDGVVCDGLKEYFQTTVKTYRLIWENESKQDLEEFAESFYRLRPVIEIGWEMPILLRSLILGFPQARISQSWSEVAAEIVAAENLAGAEIGAKLDNVRDNWIKTDLDGWLSLHRFYPGVVAKVQNVISNSTTQLFIITTKEGRFAKKLLQQAGIELSPESIIGKEAKSPKHQTLRQIINLAEKDDLQVWFVEDRLKTLQSVQKQKDLDTISLYLADWGYNTEKDRQTAQENPSISLLSLQQFAQDFSAWN
- a CDS encoding NfeD family protein, coding for MFSSRLIPQPVMFEKLISGRVTVAIAPDKPGRVAFQGSFYPAKLSNPTCQKTLKPGDICTIVGRESITLLVNV
- a CDS encoding Uma2 family endonuclease is translated as MVKSLTKNFTFAEFITWYPNTEERYELHEGIVVKMPKPTGKHSSVTGFLMEELILTIIQMGKRGIWTIPRESIVKSSNGKSGYEPDIIVLDRLAIANEPRWETESVIENASSVKLIVEVVSTNWRDDYFKKRADYEEMGIPEYWIVDYAALGGRNFLGNPKQPKLSVYNLIEGEYQVSQFQGTERIISPTFTTFNLSAEQIFQASQ
- a CDS encoding GNAT family N-acetyltransferase encodes the protein MEFIFLPIDSSVRRDDFDCGVPALNDYLKRYARQNHVKGIAKTFVAIFDSESRQVVGYYSLSMGQIEFTSLPEQYRKGLPRYPLPAMRIGKLAVDLSMQGRGLGKALLVKCFLSAVSLSSEVGIFAVAVDAINEQAKQFYLKYGFLPLEGEAFSLFIPISTVKEVID
- a CDS encoding DNA double-strand break repair nuclease NurA produces the protein MLDLAKLTGQIPGISQHLTKEALASRKRLELAENLLGESQARQIELVDSHQKWRDRLIFAAACPVEPLDTKIYLKAPPYTHSVFATDGSQISPSHHEIAYCYLINIGRVMLHYGQSLHPLLDSIPEVFYRPEDLYVSKQWGIRTDEWMGYRRTVSEAQMLAEMASNWVNPPGAHYEPNLALVDGSLILWFIENLPLEARETILLPILAAWEELRQSKIPLMGYLSASRSIEAVNFLRLQACTHETPNCVVNCSNLSDRYPCQVIDPLRDATLWANILEPGQRGPLWKSSAKILELYDESLQVYFCYVHVGTEIARIEVPAWVAEDTELFEQSLGIMLGQVYKGYGYPVALAESHNQAVVRGGDRARFFALLEQQMIRAGLKNVGTSYKETRKRGSVA